In one Rhopalosiphum padi isolate XX-2018 chromosome 3, ASM2088224v1, whole genome shotgun sequence genomic region, the following are encoded:
- the LOC132924350 gene encoding L-threonine ammonia-lyase — protein MVAEDENNDEIFEETEVEDPYCLESSPLKLTFEDITSAAYKIKDGVIKTACTRSHLSNVVNMELYLKKDFVQYTGSFKERGACYALMMLSDEHKRNGVISASLGNHAQALCYHGQRLGVPVTVVMPTVAPIIKIEACRNFGATVIIQGINMKESKHIALKLSKEKGIIYINGYDHPHIMAGQGTVGLEILEDVPDADAIVVPVGGGGLLAGVSLAVKTLKKNCKIIGVESDRVPSFTKAMENGSPITVDGKSTLADGLAVPRVGCNAFATAAGLVDKMIVVTEEWISMAILRLVESEKCVVEGAGAIGLAAALSGTLDEFIGKKVVLLLCGGNIDTSILGRCLDRGLAIDGRLVKFHATLSDRPGGIAELCRVLATIGVCVKDIIHERAWLSDDVFSVRVKVVCETRDLKHAQKLQEVISKNYSSSVFGNIPLPKVL, from the exons ATGGTCGCTGAAGACGAAAACAATGACGAGAtc TTCGAAGAAACCGAAGTCGAAGATCCTTACTGTCTGGAATCAAGTCCacttaaattaacatttgagGATATAACGTCTGCCGCTTACAAGATAAAAGATGGTGTAATCAAGACAGCGTGCACA AGATCGCATTTGTCCAATGTCGTCAACATggaactttatttaaaaaaggacTTTGTGCAGTACACCGGAAG TTTCAAGGAACGCGGTGCATGCTACGCGCTGATGATGTTGTCCGACGAGCACAAGCGAAACGGCGTTATATCTGCGTCTTTGGGCAACCACGCACAGGCTCTATGTTACCACGGTCAACGGCTCGGTGTACCGGTGACGGTAGTTATGCCCACAGTTGCACCGATAATCAAAATCGAAGCTTGCAGGAATTTTGGAGCAACCGTAATCATTCAGGGCATCAACATGAAAGAGTCTAAGCACATAGCGCTCAAGCTGTCCAAGGAGAAAGGGATCATATACATCAATGG GTACGATCACCCTCACATAATGGCCGGTCAAGGTACAGTGGGACTTGAAATATTAGAAGACGTCCCGGACGCAGATGCGATCGTCGTTCCTGTCGGTGGCGGTGGTCTGTTAGCTGGCGTGTCATTAGCCGTCAAAACGctgaaaaaaaactgtaaaattatt GGCGTCGAATCCGACCGCGTTCCGAGTTTCACGAAAGCCATGGAAAACGGCAGTCCGATAACCGTCGACGGCAAGAGCACTCTGGCCGATGGCTTGGCCGTGCCCAGAGTCGGGTGTAACGCGTTTGCCACCGCCGCGGGTTTGGTTGATAAAATG ATTGTGGTCACGGAGGAATGGATATCGATGGCAATTCTGCGACTCGTCGAATCAGAAAAGTGTGTTGTGGAAGGCGCCGGAGCCATCGGACTAGCGGCCGCGTTATCGGGTACTTTGGACGAGTTTATAGGCAAAAA AGTTGTTCTGTTGCTGTGCGGTGGCAACATCGATACGTCCATTTTGGGAAGGTGTTTGGACAGAGGACTGGCCATCGATGGTAGACTAGTCAAATTTCACGCGACATTGAGCGACAGGCCCGGCGGCATCGCGGAACTGTGCAGAGTATTGGCAACGATTGGCGTTTGCGTGAAAGACATTATACACGAAAGGGCTTGGTTGTCGGACGACGTTTTCAGCGTTAGG gtcAAAGTCGTATGCGAGACAAGAGACTTGAAACACGCTCAAAAGCTCCAGGAGGTGATATCGAAGAACTACAGCTCTTCCGTGTTCGGTAACATACCATTACCAAAAGTTCTTTGA